In Arthrobacter sp. B3I4, the following proteins share a genomic window:
- a CDS encoding HD domain-containing protein, whose product MSQPEFEEARAAGRGFTVETAKVLAEVAHNRQKDKLKRPYREHVLAVGDALADFDDDVRIAGYLHDIAEDTPMTRQALLDMGVSERAADIIERVTKRLHENPDDYQAGIRYIAEDHDATLVKIADNAHNSLPERVRALVEKWPDKPPVTRYAEARPVLYAAVPVEETRKILARINPWLLEELDDQLDEADDTDYENLSYDSAP is encoded by the coding sequence ATGTCACAACCAGAATTTGAAGAGGCGCGCGCGGCCGGGCGCGGGTTCACCGTCGAGACCGCCAAGGTCCTGGCCGAGGTGGCCCACAACCGGCAGAAGGACAAGCTCAAACGGCCCTACCGCGAGCACGTGCTCGCCGTCGGAGACGCGCTAGCCGACTTCGACGACGACGTCCGCATCGCCGGCTACCTGCACGACATCGCCGAGGACACCCCGATGACCCGGCAGGCGCTGCTGGATATGGGCGTTTCCGAGCGGGCGGCGGACATTATCGAGCGGGTCACGAAGCGCCTGCACGAAAATCCTGACGATTACCAGGCCGGCATCCGCTACATTGCCGAGGATCACGACGCGACGCTGGTCAAGATCGCGGACAACGCACACAACTCCCTGCCGGAACGGGTCAGGGCGCTGGTCGAGAAGTGGCCGGACAAGCCGCCGGTCACCCGCTACGCCGAGGCCCGGCCGGTGCTCTACGCCGCCGTCCCGGTGGAGGAGACCCGCAAAATCCTGGCCCGGATCAACCCTTGGCTGCTGGAGGAACTCGACGACCAGCTCGACGAGGCGGACGACACCGATTACGAGAACCTGTCCTACGACAGCGCGCCCTGA